One window of Armatimonadota bacterium genomic DNA carries:
- a CDS encoding ester cyclase, producing the protein MATPTEERNMELMQTLDDAWNAQDLEVFRARHKPDVIVRWPGKTEPTVGIEDHAQEAIDFFHTFPDQRLDNRPYRVFFASGDWTCSVARMRGAMKGSMKLADGTEIPPTGKSFDVDFYTVAKWHEGQIVEENLMYDLVTFLKQIGLSD; encoded by the coding sequence ATGGCAACACCCACAGAAGAACGAAACATGGAGCTCATGCAGACGCTTGACGACGCCTGGAACGCCCAGGACTTGGAGGTCTTCCGGGCACGGCACAAGCCCGACGTTATCGTCCGCTGGCCCGGAAAGACGGAGCCCACGGTCGGCATCGAGGACCACGCTCAAGAGGCGATCGACTTCTTTCACACTTTTCCCGACCAACGCCTCGACAACCGGCCCTACCGCGTCTTTTTCGCCTCCGGCGACTGGACGTGCTCGGTTGCCCGAATGCGCGGCGCCATGAAAGGGTCGATGAAGCTGGCCGACGGAACGGAGATTCCCCCGACCGGCAAGTCGTTCGACGTTGACTTCTATACGGTCGCCAAGTGGCACGAGGGCCAGATCGTCGAGGAGAACCTCATGTACGATCTTGTTACGTTCCTTAAGCAGATCGGCCTCAGTGACTAA